The Deltaproteobacteria bacterium DNA segment GCTCCGGCGACCTTCACGTCCGTGTCTATCACAGCGAGTATGGCCTTCACAAGATGCCCGTATACTGCGTCGGTCTTCTTTGCGAAGTTCTTGGCAAGCCCCTCGAGAGCCCTTATAAGAAAGGTCTCTCTTATCTCCGCCACCAACTCCTTATCCTCGAGAGAGGCAAGGAACTTAAGCACTACAGGCAGGTGGTCGGGAAGCTCGCCTTTTGCTATAGCGTCGTAATCGAATCCGCATCTCTTGTAGGTCTCCTTTAGCGCCAGTAGAGCATTAGCCCTTTTGAAGCCGTCAAAGAGATGGTAGCCGAGGTCAAGGGTGTATTCGCCGCTCGCTATCTCGAATGTGTACGAGTACACACCCTGGATGTCGCTAAGGCTCTGCCCCTCGAACCCTTCTATGAACGCAGCCACTTCATTCGCAGCCGACTGAGGGTACTCGGGGCGGCCCTTGAGGAGCTCAAGACTCCTCCGGGCCGCATCGAGCGTGTATTCAGTCGGGTAGTCGAACGCTACCGCAAACAGAGAGTACAGATTATCCTGAATAGTAGCCTGCATTAGAACTGTCTACCCAGGAACTCTTTCTTCTTCTGGCCAAAGCCGATGGAGCCCCTCTTCTCGTACATGGTCCTCGGGTCCACCGTGGTCTTGCTCTCGCGGTGCGTCTCCGGTATTACGAAACGCTCCTGGAACGTTCCGAGAGCAACGAGCCTTACGATGTCCTCGGCGTCCTGCGGGGTAAGCCCCACTTCGCTAAGAGCTGCCTTTACCTTCGCCTCGCCTACGTCACCGACCCTCTGCTGTCTGGTGTACATCCTGCAGGCCATCTGCTTCTTGAGCGACTCTATTACGAGGCTCTCGTTGCCGGCGCTAAGCAGGTTGGCGAGATACTTCACCGGTATCCTCATGAGGTTCACGTCGTTGAAGAACTCCATGCTCTCCGGATCATAGGTGCCGCCGGGCTGGTCGCCCTTGGCCTGGTGAAGGATCGGAGAAAGTGGCGGTATGTAGAAGTTCATCGGAACGGTCCTGAACTCAGGATGGTTCGGGAGCGCTATTCTCCACTTCTTGAAGAGATTGTAAGCAGGAGAATTCTGCGCGGCCCTTATCCAGTTGTCTTCCATACCGTTTGCCCTTGCGGCCTCGACTACCTTCGGATCGCACGGGTCGAGTATGGCGTCCCTCATTGCTTCCACTATCCTGTCGTCGGGGCTCTTGGCAACGCTCTCTATCTTGTCTGCGTCGTAAAGGAGCGCTCCAACGAACCTGATCCTGCCTGTGCAGGCATGGGCGCAGGCGTTGGCCTGGGCCGTTTCGGTCCTCGGATAGCAGAATATGCACTTCTCGCTCTTACCGGTGTTCCAGTTGTAATACGGCTTCTTGTACGGACATGCGCTAACACAGAACCTCCATGCACGGCAGGTGTCCTGGTCGATGAGCACGATTCCGTCTTCGCCTCTCTTATAGAGAGCGCCGGAGGGGCACGATGCTACGCAACCGGGGTTCAAACAATGGTTGCATATCCTCGGGAAGTAGAAGTAGAACAGCTTATGGAACTTCGTGAGCATAAGCTTCTGCGAGTCGGAAAGGCCCTTAAGGTTCGGGTCGTTCGCGGCATACAGAGGCGAGCCTCCGAAGTCGTCGTCCCAGTTCGGGCCTATCGATATCTTGCTCATGAACTCGCCCGTGATGAGCGACTTCGGTCTCGCAACCGGCTGATCGTTTCCGGCCGGGGCGTTGAACAGGTTATCGTAGTCGAACGTGAACGGCTCGTAGTAATCGTCTATCGTCGGAAGATTGGGCTGGAAGAAAATGTTGGCCAGCGTCCTAAGCTTCCCCGGGCCTTTGAGGAGTTTAAGCCTCAATTCCCCGCCGTCGAGTTCCCAGCCGCCCCTGTACCTCTCCTGGTCTTCCCAGGTAAGAGGATAACCGGCGCCCGGCTTGGTCTCAACGTTGTTCCACCACATGTATTCCGCACCCTGACGCGTGGTCCATACGTTTTTGCAAGACACGCTGCACGTATGACAACCTATGCACTTGTCAAGGTGAAAGCTCATTGAAAGTTGGGCTCTGACGTCCATTACCATTCCACCTCCTGGTTTTTCAGTTTCCTCACGAGGACTGTCGTATCCCTGATGATCGGGATCGGGCCCCATGAGTTAAAGCCGTACGAGTACTGGCCATAGCCGCCGCAGGTGAGCGTTGGCTTAAGCCTCTGCCTCGTAAGACTGTTATGGAATCCGCTCCTTATGATGTTCCTCTGCTGGGTCTTGGGAACGTTGACCGTCCTCTCCATCGAGTGGTAGGCGAAGGCAACGCCGGTAGGTATCCTGGCGCTAACGATTGCGCGGCATACGAATATACCGTTGTCGTTGTACGCCTCGATCCAGTCGTTATCCCTGATGCCTACGCTCTCGGCGTCGTTGTCGTTTATCCAACAAACGTTACCGCCCCTTGAAAGCGTTAGCATCCTGAGGTTATCGTAGTGCGTGGAGTGGATCTGCCACTTACCGTGAGGAGTGATATAGTTACAGACTATCGCCCCTTCCTTATCGCTCTTGTTAAGCTCGTTCATCTTATTCGGATCCAGCTTGTACTTGTGTACGACTACGCCTTCGCCGAACTCAAGGAACGTCGGATGATCCATGTAGTAGTGCTGCCTTCCGGTCAGCGTCCTCCACGGAATCCTGTAATCGACCTGCATGCAGTACGCGTTATACGCCCTGCCTGCTCTCGTGTCGCCGGTCCAGAGGGGGTTGGAGAGAACCCTT contains these protein-coding regions:
- a CDS encoding molecular chaperone TorD family protein yields the protein MQATIQDNLYSLFAVAFDYPTEYTLDAARRSLELLKGRPEYPQSAANEVAAFIEGFEGQSLSDIQGVYSYTFEIASGEYTLDLGYHLFDGFKRANALLALKETYKRCGFDYDAIAKGELPDHLPVVLKFLASLEDKELVAEIRETFLIRALEGLAKNFAKKTDAVYGHLVKAILAVIDTDVKVAGANKKPAGKA
- the narH gene encoding nitrate reductase subunit beta is translated as MVMDVRAQLSMSFHLDKCIGCHTCSVSCKNVWTTRQGAEYMWWNNVETKPGAGYPLTWEDQERYRGGWELDGGELRLKLLKGPGKLRTLANIFFQPNLPTIDDYYEPFTFDYDNLFNAPAGNDQPVARPKSLITGEFMSKISIGPNWDDDFGGSPLYAANDPNLKGLSDSQKLMLTKFHKLFYFYFPRICNHCLNPGCVASCPSGALYKRGEDGIVLIDQDTCRAWRFCVSACPYKKPYYNWNTGKSEKCIFCYPRTETAQANACAHACTGRIRFVGALLYDADKIESVAKSPDDRIVEAMRDAILDPCDPKVVEAARANGMEDNWIRAAQNSPAYNLFKKWRIALPNHPEFRTVPMNFYIPPLSPILHQAKGDQPGGTYDPESMEFFNDVNLMRIPVKYLANLLSAGNESLVIESLKKQMACRMYTRQQRVGDVGEAKVKAALSEVGLTPQDAEDIVRLVALGTFQERFVIPETHRESKTTVDPRTMYEKRGSIGFGQKKKEFLGRQF